From Stenotrophomonas nitritireducens, the proteins below share one genomic window:
- a CDS encoding type II secretion system protein, with product MIDKRMIWLLMKRPIRGDRHEKNSKSTFARSRCGELRFNADPLAELWSFALPTLYIHGISCPCTGSVLDALEEDLGGRASKGQAMRSRGFALVELSLVVGLAAIASVGAWMAFGPTSVGTRIQQEAANLTQLADAIAADFAVAEGRYQSVNAASAVERKLAPSAWVDGQGLHSRTLGNIELSTLNAGQGFRITATAVQAKLCLGLVQSSVRAFSEVHVNGVLVYSRRSLNHGALAESCAEGGEVAFDRS from the coding sequence ATGATTGACAAACGAATGATCTGGCTTTTGATGAAAAGACCCATCAGAGGAGATCGTCATGAAAAAAATTCCAAATCCACTTTTGCTCGCAGCCGTTGTGGCGAGCTTCGTTTCAATGCTGATCCTTTGGCCGAGCTATGGAGCTTCGCCCTTCCAACTCTCTACATACATGGCATCAGCTGCCCTTGCACTGGCTCTGTGCTTGACGCGCTTGAAGAAGATCTTGGTGGCAGAGCGAGTAAAGGCCAAGCAATGAGGTCTCGAGGCTTTGCACTCGTCGAGCTCAGCCTTGTCGTTGGCCTTGCTGCGATAGCCAGTGTAGGTGCCTGGATGGCCTTCGGTCCTACATCCGTTGGCACAAGGATCCAACAAGAAGCGGCAAATCTTACCCAATTGGCTGACGCCATCGCTGCGGACTTCGCTGTCGCAGAAGGGCGCTACCAAAGCGTCAATGCAGCAAGCGCCGTTGAGCGCAAGTTGGCACCGTCAGCCTGGGTAGACGGCCAAGGTCTTCACTCTCGGACCCTTGGCAACATCGAGCTTTCAACCCTCAATGCAGGGCAGGGCTTCCGAATCACCGCGACTGCAGTCCAGGCGAAGCTTTGCCTAGGGCTGGTGCAGAGCTCTGTCAGGGCGTTTTCGGAAGTCCACGTCAATGGCGTGCTGGTTTACTCTCGCCGTTCTCTCAATCACGGTGCGTTGGCCGAGAGCTGTGCTGAGGGTGGCGAAGTAGCATTTGACCGCAGCTAG
- a CDS encoding type IV secretion system DNA-binding domain-containing protein, with product MSLKLHPELHLPKSHWSRHTLLQGSVGSGKTQILLPIIEQIIRADHKLFLYDTKGDFTSYFRKPIIVCPFDERSYYWDIAADCRYPLQAAMLAEILIPTSPDQKNGDFWSMAARQLLVAAIRSLQVETPGVWTWADLASLKNQSAEAMLPMIQQHFATAASLVENTESQTTASLLATLVAQTKLIDDLAMAWPVRKESRRFAITEWAQDGYKGRKQVIVQSGPEEAMTKAYISALVNLAVPEIISPKLPDAEKDRFIGFVFDELASAGKINIGPLIDKGRSKGVVFIGCYKNIAQVAQVYGDKFAETMSSMVGTHIICQLQIGETREKAAQQLGKHRVAYRTHDEKAAVHEESRALVSPGELTDRLGPRKGKQYGPHGFGVKAIVQMGGDPLLLDFPGVVMRTKRPGQVPARWMTQPHQRNNLAIPGPTQAASLSAQPKRVGMTKEEIDQFFRE from the coding sequence ATGAGCTTGAAGCTCCATCCGGAGCTGCACCTACCCAAGTCCCATTGGTCGAGGCACACGCTCTTACAGGGCTCGGTGGGAAGCGGCAAGACGCAGATCTTGTTGCCGATCATTGAGCAGATCATCCGGGCGGATCACAAGCTGTTCCTCTACGACACCAAAGGCGACTTCACGAGCTATTTCAGGAAGCCGATCATCGTTTGCCCTTTCGATGAGCGCTCCTACTATTGGGACATAGCCGCTGACTGCCGCTACCCACTGCAAGCCGCAATGCTTGCAGAGATCCTCATCCCTACAAGCCCTGATCAAAAAAATGGTGATTTCTGGTCGATGGCAGCAAGGCAGCTGCTCGTCGCCGCTATCCGATCCCTTCAAGTGGAAACGCCCGGCGTGTGGACATGGGCCGATCTCGCATCGCTAAAGAACCAGTCCGCAGAGGCGATGCTTCCCATGATCCAACAACATTTCGCCACAGCGGCAAGCTTAGTGGAGAACACTGAGAGCCAGACCACCGCTTCATTGCTTGCCACGCTCGTAGCTCAAACGAAGCTGATCGACGACTTGGCAATGGCCTGGCCCGTGCGCAAAGAGAGCCGCCGCTTTGCTATCACCGAATGGGCGCAGGACGGCTATAAGGGGCGTAAGCAAGTCATCGTGCAAAGCGGCCCAGAGGAGGCCATGACGAAGGCTTACATCAGTGCTCTGGTCAACCTTGCCGTCCCTGAAATCATCTCGCCCAAGCTCCCAGATGCGGAGAAGGATCGCTTCATCGGTTTCGTGTTCGATGAGTTGGCATCGGCTGGCAAGATCAACATCGGTCCATTGATTGACAAAGGCCGAAGCAAAGGAGTGGTCTTCATAGGGTGCTATAAGAACATCGCCCAAGTAGCCCAGGTCTATGGCGATAAGTTCGCCGAAACGATGTCGTCTATGGTCGGCACCCACATCATCTGTCAGTTGCAGATCGGTGAGACAAGAGAGAAGGCCGCTCAGCAACTTGGCAAGCATCGTGTTGCGTATCGAACGCATGACGAGAAGGCCGCAGTGCACGAAGAGAGCAGGGCGCTGGTCAGCCCGGGTGAGCTTACGGACCGCCTTGGCCCGCGCAAAGGCAAGCAATATGGCCCGCATGGATTTGGGGTGAAGGCAATTGTCCAGATGGGGGGTGACCCACTACTCCTAGACTTCCCCGGTGTCGTCATGAGGACCAAGCGCCCAGGTCAAGTTCCAGCGCGATGGATGACTCAACCTCACCAGCGCAACAACCTAGCCATTCCCGGACCTACCCAGGCTGCATCTCTTAGCGCTCAGCCAAAGCGGGTGGGGATGACGAAAGAAGAGATCGATCAGTTCTTTCGAGAATGA
- a CDS encoding fimbria/pilus outer membrane usher protein — protein MAWRAFALAPLLWCSNSYGAESIYAIAINGKTVDEALLATTTEDGDLLVPSDKLKSYGLVGDFASIQSMKALGVGVEVNGEKQLVALTVPGKYFKPQVVGSADALVEADPAPKGILINQDLAVIRSSRGDWAASWGYDMRTGLAGGVLINTGQLNVQPGGSTNTRGLTTWTKDYIMKGLSVEIGDVFTPTLGITSTSNLLGFKVGTERELRGDLYPVPVIAGIADSRTTAEIYLNNERQRQLNLDQGPYSIEQGSMLNGLNSSSVVLRDQFGREQIIQSDFYFTNRALRPGASEWSLTGGMSRYGSIGNDYRDLALVGFYRRGVSSFLTLGSSAQMMGQNANLGLDATVVLGTAGALTLSSLASQSGGQNALSYSAGYSFQTRNWSVNAQTRKRAPDSWQLSDQWRGGSVITKSNLASLSYTHRPFQVGLSWSSNTYSTGAQNERLSLTGRYSGAKSTLSAQLYRDRDESGFYVFYTRQFGTRQRGSVSFSDEHRSVALNGRAGKINYGLGTSDTGSYANAGLDTRAGRFQAQSTMRDGQTSLSGRYEGSVWLGEGGALIGRTLNRSFALVEVANTTNAKLNANGSRQVTNKRGYALFPLSAYRTSNVGLDVSSLPLDAQVNERTQTTTPPRLFGSKVTFPISYTKPLELRAMFQGKIVRGSGVAVADDLEVPIADDGRIFLPTYKPGRSITIKTDSVTCSGVLPIDKDDKDLEEIECE, from the coding sequence ATGGCCTGGCGCGCCTTTGCGCTAGCCCCTCTTCTTTGGTGTTCGAATTCATATGGTGCTGAGAGCATCTATGCCATTGCGATCAACGGCAAAACCGTCGATGAGGCACTTCTAGCGACAACAACCGAAGACGGCGATTTGCTCGTGCCATCAGACAAGCTCAAAAGCTACGGCCTGGTCGGCGACTTCGCCTCTATCCAAAGTATGAAAGCACTCGGTGTCGGGGTGGAAGTGAACGGTGAGAAGCAGCTCGTCGCTCTCACCGTGCCTGGCAAATATTTCAAGCCTCAGGTCGTGGGATCAGCGGACGCGCTTGTAGAGGCAGACCCCGCACCGAAGGGCATCTTGATCAACCAAGATCTCGCCGTCATCCGCTCATCCAGAGGCGACTGGGCAGCATCTTGGGGCTATGACATGCGAACAGGTCTCGCAGGTGGTGTGCTGATCAACACGGGGCAACTGAACGTTCAACCGGGTGGTTCTACCAACACACGGGGACTCACGACATGGACCAAGGACTACATCATGAAGGGACTCTCGGTGGAGATCGGGGATGTCTTTACGCCTACGCTAGGCATCACGTCCACGTCGAATTTGCTGGGCTTCAAAGTCGGCACGGAGCGCGAGCTTAGGGGCGATCTCTACCCCGTCCCAGTCATCGCCGGCATCGCGGATAGCCGGACAACTGCGGAGATCTATCTCAACAATGAGAGGCAACGCCAGCTCAACCTCGACCAAGGGCCCTACTCCATCGAACAGGGATCAATGCTCAATGGCTTGAACTCATCGTCAGTCGTGCTGAGAGACCAGTTTGGCCGCGAGCAGATCATCCAGAGTGACTTCTATTTTACCAACCGTGCCCTGCGTCCTGGAGCGTCCGAATGGTCACTGACTGGCGGCATGAGCCGCTATGGATCCATTGGCAACGACTACCGAGATCTTGCGCTCGTGGGCTTCTACCGCAGGGGCGTCAGCTCATTCCTTACGCTCGGTTCCTCTGCACAAATGATGGGGCAGAACGCGAACCTGGGGCTGGATGCAACTGTCGTCCTCGGGACCGCTGGTGCCCTCACCCTAAGCAGTCTGGCAAGCCAATCAGGTGGGCAAAACGCCCTGTCTTACTCCGCTGGATACAGCTTCCAGACCCGTAACTGGTCGGTCAATGCTCAGACTCGGAAGCGGGCCCCGGACAGCTGGCAGCTCAGTGATCAATGGCGCGGAGGATCAGTCATCACCAAAAGCAACTTGGCGAGCCTTTCATACACCCATCGCCCGTTCCAAGTTGGATTGTCCTGGTCTTCGAATACCTACTCAACGGGAGCTCAGAACGAACGCCTGAGCCTCACCGGACGCTACTCCGGTGCCAAGAGCACGCTGAGCGCCCAGCTCTATCGTGATCGAGATGAGAGCGGCTTCTATGTGTTCTACACCCGCCAGTTCGGCACCCGGCAGCGAGGGAGCGTCTCTTTCAGTGATGAGCACAGAAGCGTGGCGCTCAACGGCCGAGCTGGAAAGATTAATTATGGATTGGGGACGTCTGACACGGGCTCTTACGCCAATGCCGGGCTCGACACCCGCGCAGGACGCTTCCAAGCACAGTCCACGATGCGCGATGGTCAAACGAGCCTGTCAGGCCGGTATGAAGGCTCAGTCTGGCTGGGCGAAGGTGGCGCACTTATCGGCCGCACTCTCAATCGCTCCTTTGCTCTCGTCGAAGTTGCTAACACCACTAACGCAAAGCTCAACGCCAACGGGTCAAGACAAGTCACGAATAAGCGTGGATACGCATTGTTCCCCCTGTCCGCATATCGAACATCGAACGTTGGTCTAGACGTAAGCTCCCTGCCCCTCGATGCCCAGGTCAACGAGCGCACACAGACAACGACGCCGCCACGGTTGTTCGGAAGCAAAGTGACCTTCCCAATCTCTTACACCAAACCGCTAGAACTGCGAGCGATGTTCCAAGGGAAAATCGTGCGTGGTTCAGGGGTCGCGGTCGCAGACGACTTGGAAGTTCCAATCGCTGATGACGGCCGAATATTCCTTCCCACCTACAAACCTGGCAGAAGCATCACGATCAAAACAGATAGCGTCACTTGCAGCGGTGTCCTTCCCATCGATAAGGACGATAAAGATCTTGAAGAAATTGAGTGCGAATGA
- the mobF gene encoding MobF family relaxase, with protein sequence MIPITALTAQGRNKDGKAVVEYLLATEGLIRYYNGETQEISASYWGGKLAHKMKLAGVAVDGKHMLSLCDGFHPFTHEPLCQNAGEKPVLKPKFDAKGAPLWDEDGNQVMIEQGGHRVGYELTFSAPKSLSTVFALADQDEREKILEVQRRAVERAFVYIESKVETRRDQGGKTVIPVDGLIVSFHQHLSSRNLDPQIHTHALAYAVAKGVDGKWGTYDSYEIFAHRKAADEIYKNELAAGLKALGCKIEQHVEVNALGEKTGVRTWEIPGTERLSKLWSSRREDILKHQQENGGTMQQASLATRKHKDEPTFLELVEAWKQDAIELKKQHPELLTTVTEIKRQEITREFVPATDEEILELLHENEAIFDEKELRFRLGQANSGMIDSIQLDAMVPDFIQRNNLVRVCPERIHTDDMGSTLARRHTEQRFAAPWMVSMEQEILHKTLSREGEISQHMPLDKLNDAIQAFEAAKGFQISPEQREAVEHLTINTGGVGVLSGLAGTGKTTVSQIYAEAFKADGRTVLGACVSNEAAEKLHQESGLVCTSVAKLISDLGKSKLKLTDKHVVVLDEAGMVDSRQTRDLMAYCQKAGAKLILQGDQEQIQPVGAGSGMSIAKEAIGDAKLTEIRRQKNAQDRHTAGLFYNYGADGKVRNADKVQSRGDIIEKSKKIFQALADNGQVDEWATAEQAKKACIKAYFNSSAPTQERLILAHSNEDMQDLNRRVRQELKARGQVDKEDCTFRSIGKNKVFRDLTLSRGDQVIFNVKDEGLDVINGTKGIVKSIKQGSAGGVSLGVEIERNGVTKTIRFDSHEYSALDLSYCSTIHKAQGQGKTDIFHLGHAGMTDNQSALVAFTRLTKGSYTLFADSMSLEQIKGKLGQQRLKENAIEVKKPMRVKQPDLKGEFEQLGQQLGQKLKVNSDFVARLTARRKRQARVALTR encoded by the coding sequence TTGATTCCAATCACCGCACTTACAGCGCAAGGCAGGAACAAAGACGGCAAGGCAGTCGTTGAATACCTGCTCGCTACCGAAGGCTTGATTCGCTACTACAACGGCGAGACTCAAGAGATCTCGGCGTCATATTGGGGCGGAAAGCTCGCGCATAAAATGAAGCTCGCTGGCGTTGCTGTGGATGGTAAGCATATGCTCTCTCTATGCGACGGATTTCATCCTTTCACTCATGAACCGCTTTGCCAGAATGCTGGCGAAAAGCCGGTCCTAAAGCCAAAGTTCGATGCGAAGGGTGCTCCGCTCTGGGACGAGGATGGCAACCAGGTCATGATTGAGCAGGGCGGTCATCGTGTTGGTTATGAGCTGACGTTTAGTGCGCCAAAGTCATTGTCTACCGTGTTTGCTCTGGCAGATCAGGATGAGCGAGAGAAGATACTGGAAGTTCAACGTAGGGCTGTCGAGCGGGCCTTTGTCTACATCGAAAGCAAGGTCGAGACCCGGCGTGATCAAGGTGGCAAGACTGTCATCCCAGTCGATGGATTGATCGTCTCTTTTCATCAGCATCTAAGTTCAAGGAATCTGGACCCTCAGATTCACACCCATGCGCTTGCGTATGCCGTTGCGAAGGGGGTCGATGGGAAGTGGGGCACATACGATAGCTACGAGATTTTCGCTCATCGCAAAGCGGCTGATGAGATCTACAAGAACGAGCTCGCTGCGGGCTTGAAAGCCTTGGGTTGCAAGATTGAACAGCACGTCGAGGTCAATGCCCTGGGCGAGAAGACGGGTGTTCGCACATGGGAGATTCCTGGCACAGAACGGCTTTCAAAGCTCTGGTCAAGTCGTCGCGAAGACATCTTGAAACATCAGCAAGAAAATGGCGGGACGATGCAGCAAGCGTCTCTTGCAACACGCAAGCACAAGGATGAACCCACTTTCCTTGAGCTGGTTGAAGCCTGGAAACAGGATGCTATTGAGTTGAAGAAGCAGCACCCCGAGCTTCTGACGACCGTTACTGAGATCAAGCGGCAGGAGATCACCAGGGAGTTCGTCCCTGCTACTGACGAAGAGATCTTGGAGCTTCTCCACGAGAACGAAGCAATCTTTGATGAAAAAGAGCTCCGTTTTCGGTTGGGACAGGCTAACTCGGGAATGATCGACTCAATTCAGCTGGACGCCATGGTGCCGGACTTCATACAGCGCAACAATCTTGTGCGTGTCTGCCCTGAGCGAATCCACACGGACGACATGGGCTCAACCTTAGCTCGCCGGCATACAGAGCAGCGCTTTGCAGCACCCTGGATGGTGTCGATGGAGCAGGAGATCCTCCATAAGACTTTGAGTCGCGAGGGCGAGATCTCCCAGCACATGCCGCTCGATAAGCTTAACGACGCCATCCAAGCCTTCGAAGCCGCAAAAGGCTTCCAGATCAGTCCAGAGCAGCGTGAGGCAGTTGAGCACCTCACCATCAATACAGGGGGCGTGGGCGTGCTCTCCGGGCTTGCTGGAACAGGAAAGACAACAGTGAGCCAGATCTATGCAGAGGCCTTCAAAGCCGATGGGCGCACCGTGCTTGGAGCCTGTGTTTCGAACGAGGCGGCCGAAAAGCTTCACCAGGAATCGGGCCTTGTGTGCACTAGCGTTGCCAAGCTGATCAGTGATTTGGGCAAGTCCAAGCTCAAACTGACGGATAAGCACGTCGTCGTCCTGGACGAGGCAGGAATGGTGGACAGCCGCCAGACTCGGGACCTGATGGCCTATTGCCAAAAAGCAGGAGCAAAGCTCATCTTGCAGGGTGACCAGGAGCAAATCCAACCGGTGGGTGCGGGCTCGGGCATGTCCATTGCAAAAGAGGCAATTGGCGACGCAAAGCTCACGGAGATCCGCCGTCAGAAGAACGCACAGGACCGACATACAGCAGGGCTTTTCTACAACTACGGCGCTGATGGCAAGGTCCGAAACGCAGACAAAGTGCAGTCACGCGGTGACATCATTGAGAAGAGCAAGAAGATCTTTCAAGCGCTTGCAGACAACGGCCAGGTAGACGAGTGGGCAACTGCTGAGCAAGCCAAAAAGGCTTGTATCAAAGCCTATTTCAACAGTTCTGCACCTACCCAAGAGCGTCTCATTCTTGCTCACTCGAACGAAGATATGCAGGATCTCAATCGACGGGTTCGGCAGGAATTGAAGGCACGTGGTCAGGTAGACAAAGAGGACTGCACGTTCCGATCTATTGGCAAAAATAAGGTGTTTCGTGACCTTACGTTGAGCCGGGGTGATCAGGTCATCTTCAACGTCAAAGATGAAGGCCTGGATGTCATCAACGGAACGAAAGGGATAGTGAAAAGCATCAAGCAAGGCAGTGCGGGCGGGGTGAGCCTTGGCGTTGAGATCGAGCGCAACGGGGTCACGAAGACGATCCGCTTTGACTCGCATGAATACAGTGCTCTTGATCTGTCCTATTGCTCAACAATCCATAAGGCCCAGGGGCAGGGCAAGACTGACATCTTCCATCTCGGACATGCTGGAATGACCGACAACCAGAGCGCTTTGGTGGCCTTTACCCGGCTGACCAAAGGCAGCTACACGCTGTTCGCCGACTCTATGAGCTTAGAACAGATCAAAGGGAAGCTTGGGCAGCAACGGCTCAAAGAGAACGCCATTGAGGTGAAGAAGCCCATGCGGGTGAAGCAGCCCGACCTGAAAGGCGAGTTTGAGCAGCTGGGTCAGCAGCTGGGGCAAAAATTGAAGGTCAATTCCGATTTCGTGGCACGTTTGACCGCTCGTCGGAAAAGACAAGCCCGGGTGGCACTAACACGTTGA
- a CDS encoding fimbria/pilus periplasmic chaperone, translating to MKYLLLSAALALCPFTSNAMQVSPLAQTINPSKNNGSLTVANTSNEKKEYQIQAYKWILVDGKQSRTPVDAIRFAPSSFYLDGGKSQVVRFINSETSSAELAYRVVVKEKNVKKLETTGVEPVFNMNFPIFWRASDRATVTAKSSGSTIVLRNASPITAQIANLNYGSHRRDGLVGYLLPGEEMIISKGNATSVRALINGVATELVIE from the coding sequence ATGAAATATCTATTGTTAAGCGCAGCTCTAGCGCTCTGTCCATTTACATCAAATGCAATGCAAGTCTCGCCCCTGGCTCAAACCATCAACCCGAGCAAAAACAATGGCTCGTTGACTGTTGCCAACACGTCGAATGAAAAGAAGGAATACCAGATCCAAGCATATAAATGGATCTTGGTGGATGGAAAGCAGAGCCGCACACCTGTTGACGCTATCCGTTTCGCTCCAAGCTCGTTCTACCTTGACGGCGGCAAATCTCAAGTAGTCCGCTTCATCAACAGCGAAACATCCAGTGCTGAGCTTGCTTATCGCGTCGTCGTCAAAGAGAAGAACGTCAAGAAGCTGGAGACGACTGGGGTTGAGCCCGTCTTCAACATGAACTTCCCCATTTTTTGGCGAGCATCTGATCGAGCCACAGTGACCGCAAAGTCTTCTGGATCAACCATTGTTCTTCGCAATGCAAGCCCGATTACTGCCCAGATCGCGAACCTCAACTATGGCAGCCATCGTCGTGATGGTCTGGTCGGCTACTTGCTCCCGGGCGAAGAAATGATCATCTCCAAGGGCAACGCGACATCAGTCAGAGCGCTGATCAATGGCGTCGCTACTGAGCTAGTGATTGAGTAA
- a CDS encoding M15 family metallopeptidase: MRKLLFSLLMLLAPTTALAAQEPYWSKLTSSNFLVSPSTAHVRIFDQGSSGVIFGSSTPASYGDVVSDSISIQSETQRSTKKPRGRIYRFFHPGQERIWKGVHPDLREKIEAIQDVMKAEGFDLRPVEGYRSPERQTTLLASASGVTSVGAWSSCHNYGLALDAAVYVGGKPSWNLRDPHVIAGYERFGELAEILGLNWGGRWTSPKDYPHVEMKAECGQSKLAKRHGQPLPKFTANAGEPSSLILERALISTWCPIGLEATCIAMGKERFALWGWTVQSQSRACISRSDLYLYAFS; this comes from the coding sequence ATGCGCAAACTGCTTTTTAGCTTACTCATGCTCCTTGCACCAACAACTGCCCTTGCTGCTCAAGAACCTTATTGGTCAAAACTCACTTCATCGAATTTCCTGGTGAGCCCGAGCACTGCCCATGTTCGAATTTTTGATCAGGGTTCAAGTGGCGTCATCTTCGGATCTTCAACTCCTGCTTCCTATGGAGATGTTGTCTCCGATAGCATCTCGATCCAATCCGAAACACAGAGATCAACGAAGAAGCCACGTGGACGCATCTATCGATTCTTCCATCCTGGCCAAGAACGGATCTGGAAAGGTGTTCATCCTGATCTCAGAGAAAAGATCGAAGCAATCCAAGATGTCATGAAAGCGGAAGGGTTTGATCTGAGACCAGTGGAGGGTTATCGGAGTCCCGAGCGTCAAACCACCCTACTCGCTTCTGCATCGGGCGTCACCAGTGTTGGCGCATGGTCGAGTTGTCACAACTATGGCTTAGCCCTAGATGCCGCTGTCTACGTAGGTGGAAAGCCGAGCTGGAATTTGAGAGATCCGCACGTCATTGCAGGCTATGAGCGGTTCGGCGAGCTGGCGGAAATTCTCGGTTTAAATTGGGGCGGCCGGTGGACCTCTCCCAAAGACTATCCGCACGTTGAGATGAAAGCCGAGTGTGGTCAGTCCAAATTGGCAAAGCGCCACGGCCAACCTCTACCCAAGTTCACCGCGAACGCTGGCGAACCATCATCTCTAATTCTTGAACGAGCGCTGATTTCGACTTGGTGCCCGATAGGATTGGAAGCCACCTGCATCGCTATGGGTAAAGAAAGATTTGCTTTGTGGGGCTGGACAGTTCAGAGCCAAAGCAGAGCATGCATATCTAGATCAGATCTTTATCTTTACGCTTTTTCCTAA
- a CDS encoding YadA-like family protein, whose translation MNALRKLSLALSFALAAFAHPAMADTVGDQIYIKGTEAATCAQNAYAGCLVLGNGATAWVGAWTLGNGMETGTATVIGNRSSNTYGGVAIGDTSSSSYGGTAIGNFSQATTTAVAIGFNANASTLSSIAIGSGAVANGSMFGSAIAVGGQATGARTIAIGGEASSQNAVSLGHGSTDGGANTVSVGDSSLRRRIVNVAAGQGANDAVIVSQIVPLAASLGGGASFTNGAFTAPSYALSTGTYTTVGAALTALDNKPSSGSASPYFKATSPVSDGSDTTQATGQSVVAAGPGAKATGTYNTVIGADSAASLYGSTVVGSLSSAGDSAFAGGHQTVAGDSSVALGAYAKAGQDCIAIGYGALCTESMTASFGSAAGQPVRLTNIASGQDETDAVNMGQLNSVSVQVTNTQNALSSTTSYLGGGANYNAVTNTITAPSFNFLSGASYNTVGDALADLDGRVTGLENAPGGGGSNTPGPQGEKGDVGAQGPKGDKGDPGQDGKNGSANVAAGKNIEVQTQADGSTSVSLSDQVELSDHGSIKVAKTIINGDGINAGGNRVTGVGNGSISQGSTDAVNGGQLYDMQQQWSDRWEDTTRRVGNLEREVKIQGAQSAAFASMMGAQTSGVIGEVHATAGVGFYGNKAAVAVGWKARVSERVNLSAGFSKGMGGGSMQGGIGISVNLGR comes from the coding sequence ATGAATGCCTTACGAAAACTCTCACTCGCGCTGTCGTTCGCACTTGCAGCCTTCGCCCATCCGGCCATGGCTGACACAGTCGGCGATCAGATCTACATCAAAGGGACTGAGGCAGCTACTTGCGCTCAGAACGCCTATGCAGGGTGCTTGGTGCTCGGAAACGGTGCAACCGCCTGGGTCGGTGCCTGGACCCTAGGAAATGGCATGGAGACTGGGACCGCAACAGTCATCGGCAACAGATCAAGCAACACTTATGGCGGGGTTGCCATCGGCGACACATCGTCCTCTAGCTATGGTGGAACAGCCATCGGCAACTTCTCCCAAGCAACGACTACCGCCGTAGCCATTGGATTCAATGCTAACGCTTCGACGCTTTCGAGCATTGCCATCGGATCTGGTGCGGTCGCAAACGGCAGCATGTTTGGCTCAGCGATTGCCGTTGGCGGACAAGCAACAGGGGCCCGCACAATCGCTATTGGCGGCGAAGCGTCCTCCCAAAATGCTGTCTCCCTAGGCCACGGTTCCACAGACGGGGGTGCCAATACCGTTTCTGTGGGTGACAGCAGCTTGCGTCGCCGAATCGTCAATGTTGCAGCCGGTCAGGGTGCAAATGATGCAGTGATCGTGAGCCAGATTGTCCCACTTGCTGCGTCTCTGGGGGGCGGAGCGAGCTTCACGAATGGCGCTTTCACCGCTCCAAGCTACGCTCTTTCGACCGGCACTTATACAACTGTCGGAGCTGCCTTGACCGCCCTGGACAACAAGCCAAGCAGTGGATCGGCCTCACCATATTTCAAGGCGACATCCCCTGTCTCTGATGGTTCAGACACCACACAAGCCACAGGTCAGTCGGTCGTAGCAGCAGGTCCCGGGGCCAAGGCAACCGGCACATACAACACTGTAATTGGCGCAGACAGCGCGGCTTCGCTCTATGGATCGACAGTCGTCGGCAGTCTCAGTTCAGCGGGTGATTCTGCTTTTGCGGGCGGACATCAAACCGTTGCTGGTGATTCGTCAGTGGCTTTGGGTGCATACGCAAAGGCCGGACAGGACTGCATTGCCATTGGCTACGGTGCATTGTGCACTGAGTCAATGACCGCGAGCTTTGGCAGCGCGGCTGGTCAGCCCGTTCGCTTGACGAACATCGCGAGCGGCCAGGATGAGACTGACGCGGTCAACATGGGTCAGCTCAACAGCGTCTCCGTTCAAGTCACCAACACCCAAAACGCTCTCTCTTCGACCACCAGCTATTTGGGTGGCGGTGCCAACTACAACGCGGTCACGAACACCATCACAGCTCCAAGCTTCAACTTCCTGAGCGGTGCGAGCTACAACACGGTTGGCGATGCGCTGGCAGATCTGGATGGTCGGGTGACGGGCTTGGAGAACGCACCTGGTGGCGGTGGATCCAACACTCCTGGACCGCAGGGCGAGAAAGGTGACGTGGGAGCGCAAGGCCCTAAAGGCGATAAGGGCGATCCAGGTCAAGATGGGAAAAACGGCTCGGCCAATGTGGCAGCTGGCAAGAACATCGAAGTTCAGACTCAGGCAGATGGGAGCACCTCTGTGAGCCTCTCAGATCAAGTCGAGCTGAGCGATCACGGATCGATCAAGGTAGCCAAGACCATCATCAACGGTGATGGAATCAACGCTGGTGGCAACCGGGTAACCGGGGTGGGCAACGGCTCGATCTCCCAGGGATCAACAGACGCGGTCAATGGCGGTCAGCTCTATGACATGCAGCAACAGTGGTCAGATCGTTGGGAAGACACCACACGGCGCGTTGGCAATCTGGAACGTGAGGTCAAGATCCAGGGAGCTCAGTCCGCAGCATTCGCTTCAATGATGGGTGCACAGACTTCTGGCGTCATCGGTGAAGTCCATGCCACTGCTGGCGTTGGATTCTATGGCAACAAAGCTGCTGTGGCGGTGGGTTGGAAGGCCCGCGTGAGTGAGAGGGTCAACTTGTCGGCAGGCTTCTCCAAAGGAATGGGTGGCGGATCCATGCAGGGTGGTATTGGCATCTCAGTCAACCTCGGCCGCTAA